GAGTTGCTTTTGGCTACCATTGACTAAAAATATTCAAATTCCTAAATTTAATGAGATGTCGCAAAAAAATAACTCTAATTCTTAAAATTGAACCTCCCAGGAGTTGTGATTTTTTATCTTCTTATCTCTAAAACAATTTTTTTAAAAGCTTCAACATCTTCAATCGCCAAATTAGACAAAATTTTTCTATTAATTTTTATATTAGACTTCAATAGTCCAGCAATAAATCTTGAATAACTAACCCCAGTATCACTTAAAGCAGCCGAAATTCTTGAAATCCATAATCGTCTAAAATTTCTTTTTCTAGCCTTTCTATCTCTTGTAGCATACATCATACCCTTTCTCAAGGTATCCTTAGCCTTTTTATAGTTACTCTTTTTTGTACCCCAAAAACCTTTTGTCTTTTTTAAAATTCTTTTACGCCTTGCAACGTGAACTGTGCCGCTTTTAGCTCTAGCCATACCTATCTCCTAAAAATTATTTTAACCATAAGGTAATAAAGTTTTTATTCTTTTAACTTCAAAACAAGAAAGATTGCCCAATTTCCTTAAATTTCTCTTACGCTTAGAAGATTTTTTTGTCAAAATATGCCTTAAATTTTGTTTTTTATACTTAACCTTCCCATTTACAGTAAAAGAATACCTTTTTTTTGCACTTTTGCGTGTTTTCATCTTATTACTTGCCATTTTATCCCCTTTAATTTAATATTTATTTTTTAAACTTAGGTGCTACAATCAAAAACATTGTTTTGCCTTCCATTTTAGCTGCAGATTCCAAAACGTAATTCACATCCCCTACTTTTTCAAGGATGTTATTTAAAATGCCATACCCTAAATATGTGTGAGCAAGTTCACGGCCTCTAAATCTTATTGTAACTTTAACCTTATTACCATCTTTGAGAAAACTTAAAATGTTTTTTGACTTAAAATCAAGGTCGTGAGCATCTATCTTGGGCTGCATTCTAACTTCCTTAAGCTTAATTACTTTTTGATTCTTTTTTTGCTCTTTCTGCCGCTTTTCTTGATGGAATTTATATTTCCCATAGTCAATAATCTTACAAACCGGGGGAGACACATTGGGAGAAACCTCGACCAAATCAAGTCCAGACTCTTTTGCTTTTTTAATAGCATCCTCAATAGGCAA
The nucleotide sequence above comes from Borrelia maritima. Encoded proteins:
- the infC gene encoding translation initiation factor IF-3, which produces MINRSANRDRDRSRSNDKELRINYRIKAREVRVIFENGTQEVLPIEDAIKKAKESGLDLVEVSPNVSPPVCKIIDYGKYKFHQEKRQKEQKKNQKVIKLKEVRMQPKIDAHDLDFKSKNILSFLKDGNKVKVTIRFRGRELAHTYLGYGILNNILEKVGDVNYVLESAAKMEGKTMFLIVAPKFKK
- the rplT gene encoding 50S ribosomal protein L20 → MARAKSGTVHVARRKRILKKTKGFWGTKKSNYKKAKDTLRKGMMYATRDRKARKRNFRRLWISRISAALSDTGVSYSRFIAGLLKSNIKINRKILSNLAIEDVEAFKKIVLEIRR
- the rpmI gene encoding 50S ribosomal protein L35 — its product is MASNKMKTRKSAKKRYSFTVNGKVKYKKQNLRHILTKKSSKRKRNLRKLGNLSCFEVKRIKTLLPYG